TTACCCTTGATCTGGCTTCCATTGTGGCCGGTACAAAATACCGGGGGCAATTTGAGGAACGTATGAAGGCCATCCTCAATGAACTTACCAAGAATCCGGGAATCATCCTCTTTATCGATGAGATTCATACGATTGTCGGAGCCGGAGGGGCCACCGGTTCCCTGGATGCAGCCAATATGCTGAAGCCGGCTCTGGCCAGAGGTGAAATACAATGCATTGGGGCAACGACCCTGGATGAATACAGACAGCATATCGAAAAAGATGGAGCTCTGGAACGAAGGTTTCAGAAGGTGTTGATCGATCCTACCTCGCCGGAGGAAACCATCGATATTCTCAAGAATATCAAGGAACGCTATGAGATCCATCACAATGTAAATTATACGGATGACGCCATCAAGGCCTGCGTGAAGCTTACGCAGCGCTACATCAGTGATCGTCACCTTCCGGACAAAGCGATAGACGCCCTGGATGAAGCAGGATCAAGAGTTCATATTTCCAACATTGTGGTTCCCGATCAGATCGTCAACCTGGAAAAAGAAATTGAAGTAACAAAACAAGATAAGATTCAGGCAGTCAAGAATCAGAACTTCGAAAAAGCTGCGAGCTACCGGGATAAAGAGAAGGAGTTACTGGACAGGCTCGATTCTGAAAAGAAAAAATGGGAGAAAGAGCTCTCTCAGAACCGGGAAACCGTGGATGAAGAGAAAGTAGCAGAAGTGGTGGCCATGATGACGGGTGTACCCGTTCAGCGGATTGCTCAGGCCGAGGGTGCCAGGCTCCTGAAAATGGCCGATGAACTCCGTGGAAGTGTGATTGGTCAGGATGAAGCCATCAGCAAGGTGGTCAAATCCATCCAGCGCAACAGGGCCGGACTGAAAGATCCCAATAAACCGATCGGGACCTTTGTATTCCTGGGACCCACCGGGGTTGGAAAAACACAAATGGCCAAGGTCCTGGCCGAATACCTCTTTGAGTCCATCGACAACCTGATTCGTATCGACATGAGCGAGTATATGGAGAAATTTTCCGTATCCAGGCTGGTGGGTGCTCCTCCGGGATATGTGGGTTATGAAGAGGGTGGTCAGCTTACGGAAAAAGTGCGCCGTAAGCCCTATGCCGTGGTTCTGCTCGATGAAATAGAAAAGGCCCATCCAGATGTGTTCAATATACTGCTGCAGGTTCTGGATGAGGGCCAGCTGACAGATAGCCTGGGAAGGCGCGTGGACTTCCGGAACACCATCGTGATCATGACCTCCAATATCGGGACACGAGAATTGAAAGATTTCGGTCAGGGAGTTGGCTTTGCTACAAAAGCCAGGCAAAACGCTGCCAATGAATATTCCAAAGGGGTCATTCAGAAAGCTTTAAAACGGGCTTTTGCTCCCGAATTCCTGAACCGTATCGACGATGTCGTACTCTTTAATACCCTTTCCAGGGAGGATATCCATAAAATCATTGATATTGAACTGAAAGGGCTCTATGAAAGAGTAGCAACACTTGGCTACGGAATCAAACTTTCCGACGAGGCCAAAGATTATGTATTGGATAAAGGCTATGATATTCAGTACGGCGCCAGACCCCTGAAGCGCGCCATCCAGAAATACCTTGAAGATCCCATGGCCGAAACGATCATCAAATCGTCCATGGTTGAAGGCGATACCATGATGGTGAATTTTGATAAGGAGAACGAGGAAATAACGGTCTCCATCAAAAAGAAGAAATCGCTGCCTAAATCGAAGGAAAACAAGGAGTTGCCCGAAGGAAAAAAAGAGCTGCCCGAAGGAGAGGAAATAGCCTAGAACTGATCCGGCACTCCATAGAGGTCAAATTCACCGGCCCCGGTAATTCTTACCTGGTAAAAATTACCAGGGGTGAGTTCCTGTTTGTCTTCTACCAGGACCTCATTGTCAACTTCCGGAGAGTCATACTGGGTTCGCCCCACATAATATCCCCCTTCTTTCCTGTCGATCAAAACCTTAAATGCTTTCCCAATCTTCTCGTTGTTGAGTTCCAGGGAAATTCCCTGCTGCAGTTCCATGATGGTTGAAGCGCGTTTCGATTTGAGCCGGGCCGGAACCGTGTCTTTGTAGAATTTGTATGCCGTTGTATCCTCTTCATGAGAGTAGGGAAAAACACCCAGCCTGTCAAATCTGAATTCAGTGATAAACTGGAGCAATTCAGAAAATGCCTCTTCAGTTTCCCCCGGAAAACCGGTAAGCACCGTGGTCCGCAGGGCCACACCGGGCACCTTCGCACGGAAAAGATTTAATAAGTTCTCAAGGTCTTCCCTGTTATGCCCCCTGCCCATGGCTTTAAGAACAGGATTGTTCACGTGCTGGATGGGAATATCCAGGTAGTTGCAAATCTTCTCTTCGGAAGCCATCAGATCGATTACCTCTTCCGGAAAACCGGTAGGAAAAGCATAATGAAGACGGATCCATTCCAGATCCTTGATCTTAACCAGCTGCCTGAGCAATTCGGGAAGTGCCCTGTTCCCATAGAGATCCATCCCGTAATTGGTCAGATCCTGCGCAATCAGGATCAACTCCCTGACCCCATGACGAACCAGATTCTGACTCTCATTTATCAGATCCTCCACAGAGATGGATTGCTGCACGCCACGTATTCCTGGAATGGCACAAAAGGCACAGGAGCGGTTGCACCCTTCCGATATCTTTAAATAGGCATAGTGGGAAGGAGTTGTAAGTACGCGTTCATGAAGCAGGAGCTGATCCAGCTTGCTGCCCATGGCCTCAAGGATGGCGGGCATTTCCCAAACCCCGTAAAATCCATCCACTTCAGGCATTTCCGCACTTAGGTCCTCTTTGTAACGCTCTGAAAGACAGCCCATCACAAAAAGTTTCC
This window of the Bacteroidales bacterium genome carries:
- a CDS encoding ATP-dependent Clp protease ATP-binding subunit produces the protein MDAQFSQRIKDVLGYSKEEAIRLGNSHISVEHLFLGILRDGEGLAIDVLVVLGVELYDLRMAIEKAIRNDQPSTVTDPDSLPLLKSAERILKLTHLEARSMKEKTIDTNHLLLAILKDDNNYATRYLVENDITYNKVKQEISESQPENQADFPGDEDEEGKGPFGSGGGGGHPGGSKGGPGASQKSSSDTPVLDNFGIDLTKAAEEDRLDPIVGREIEIERLAQILSRRKKNNPILIGEPGVGKSAIAEGLALRIIQRKVSRVLFDKRVVTLDLASIVAGTKYRGQFEERMKAILNELTKNPGIILFIDEIHTIVGAGGATGSLDAANMLKPALARGEIQCIGATTLDEYRQHIEKDGALERRFQKVLIDPTSPEETIDILKNIKERYEIHHNVNYTDDAIKACVKLTQRYISDRHLPDKAIDALDEAGSRVHISNIVVPDQIVNLEKEIEVTKQDKIQAVKNQNFEKAASYRDKEKELLDRLDSEKKKWEKELSQNRETVDEEKVAEVVAMMTGVPVQRIAQAEGARLLKMADELRGSVIGQDEAISKVVKSIQRNRAGLKDPNKPIGTFVFLGPTGVGKTQMAKVLAEYLFESIDNLIRIDMSEYMEKFSVSRLVGAPPGYVGYEEGGQLTEKVRRKPYAVVLLDEIEKAHPDVFNILLQVLDEGQLTDSLGRRVDFRNTIVIMTSNIGTRELKDFGQGVGFATKARQNAANEYSKGVIQKALKRAFAPEFLNRIDDVVLFNTLSREDIHKIIDIELKGLYERVATLGYGIKLSDEAKDYVLDKGYDIQYGARPLKRAIQKYLEDPMAETIIKSSMVEGDTMMVNFDKENEEITVSIKKKKSLPKSKENKELPEGKKELPEGEEIA
- the rimO gene encoding 30S ribosomal protein S12 methylthiotransferase RimO; the protein is MTVHILTLGCSKNLVDSEHLLAQFRASGYQVLHNTYEANADVVIINTCGFILDAKEESVDTILSYVEEKKRGTIRKLFVMGCLSERYKEDLSAEMPEVDGFYGVWEMPAILEAMGSKLDQLLLHERVLTTPSHYAYLKISEGCNRSCAFCAIPGIRGVQQSISVEDLINESQNLVRHGVRELILIAQDLTNYGMDLYGNRALPELLRQLVKIKDLEWIRLHYAFPTGFPEEVIDLMASEEKICNYLDIPIQHVNNPVLKAMGRGHNREDLENLLNLFRAKVPGVALRTTVLTGFPGETEEAFSELLQFITEFRFDRLGVFPYSHEEDTTAYKFYKDTVPARLKSKRASTIMELQQGISLELNNEKIGKAFKVLIDRKEGGYYVGRTQYDSPEVDNEVLVEDKQELTPGNFYQVRITGAGEFDLYGVPDQF